Proteins found in one Paenibacillus dendritiformis genomic segment:
- a CDS encoding ClpP family protease — protein sequence MPDPNIDPYQPAFHQNETPPDGTNPSGANTPPPVENIQQLGTASTPSPGESNIYCLNIIGQIEGHIVLPPQNKTTKYEHVIPQLVAAEQNAKIEGVLIILNTVGGDVEAGLAIAEMIASMSKPTVTLVLGGGHSIGVPIAVASQMSLIAETATMTIHPIRLTGLVIGVPQTFEYLDKMQERVVRFVTSHSRVSEHKFKELMFTTGELTRDIGTTVIGHDAVRYGLIDEVGGVGAALRHLNRLIDEWKFNKKAQPGNGATMPPPVQQPPFEGGQV from the coding sequence ATGCCTGATCCGAACATAGATCCTTATCAGCCGGCCTTTCATCAGAACGAGACGCCGCCCGACGGAACCAACCCGTCCGGGGCGAACACCCCGCCCCCTGTCGAGAACATCCAGCAGTTGGGAACGGCTTCCACTCCGTCGCCGGGAGAATCCAATATTTATTGCCTGAATATTATCGGGCAGATTGAAGGCCATATCGTGCTGCCGCCTCAAAATAAAACGACGAAATATGAGCATGTCATTCCACAGTTGGTCGCCGCGGAGCAGAATGCCAAAATCGAAGGCGTCCTGATTATATTGAATACGGTGGGCGGAGACGTGGAAGCGGGCTTGGCGATCGCGGAAATGATCGCATCGATGTCGAAGCCGACTGTCACGCTCGTCTTGGGCGGCGGACACAGCATCGGCGTGCCGATAGCCGTCGCCTCGCAGATGAGCCTGATCGCAGAGACGGCCACGATGACGATTCATCCCATCCGGTTGACCGGGCTAGTCATCGGCGTGCCGCAAACGTTTGAATATTTGGATAAAATGCAGGAGCGAGTCGTAAGGTTCGTAACCTCTCATTCCCGCGTATCCGAGCATAAATTCAAGGAATTGATGTTCACGACGGGAGAGCTGACCCGGGATATCGGAACGACGGTGATCGGGCACGATGCGGTGCGTTACGGCCTTATCGATGAAGTGGGCGGAGTCGGAGCGGCTCTGCGTCATCTCAATCGTTTGATTGATGAGTGGAAATTCAACAAAAAAGCGCAGCCAGGCAACGGAGCAACGATGCCGCCTCCTGTCCAGCAGCCGCCATTCGAGGGGGGCCAAGTCTGA
- a CDS encoding YlzJ-like family protein, producing the protein MLHSIIPMEEIWRGYDKEPRFFEMKRNGRTLLVEAVDGRTVRIERLLQEQDIQDFLQPEYMPGTMISLG; encoded by the coding sequence ATGCTCCATTCGATCATTCCAATGGAAGAAATATGGAGAGGCTATGACAAGGAGCCCCGCTTCTTCGAGATGAAGCGGAACGGGCGGACCCTGCTCGTCGAAGCGGTCGATGGCAGAACGGTCCGGATCGAACGGCTGCTGCAGGAGCAGGATATTCAAGATTTCCTTCAACCCGAATATATGCCGGGCACGATG